One Novipirellula galeiformis genomic window, GGCTTCCGAGCTGGCAAACGCTTGCGCCGAGGCGCCACGCGAAGCCGTCCAAGCCACCAAACAACTGCTCAATGAGTGCGTCGGCGAAATGCTACTCAGCCAAATTGTAGCGGGGGCGGCCTATAGCGCCTCGGCATGCTCGACCGAATCCGCCAAGGAAGGCGTCGCTGCCTTTCTAGAGAAACGCGAACCCGAGTGGCGATGAACCTCCAGACGGAGCCCCCCCTGTCCGATCTCTGGATTTGACGGGACACTCGCCCCTGTTGGAATCACTTGCCCCCAAGAGAAAAGTGCGTAGCGAAGTATGACGAATCCCTCTGACATTGTCTGGCACGAGCAAACGGTTGACCGAACGGCACGCGAAGCGAATCTTGGCCAGCGTGGCGCCGTGATCTGGTTCACCGGCTTAAGCGGCTGCGGCAAAAGCACCGTGGCCAATGAGCTTGACCACCAATTGAACCAGTTCGGCCGGGCGACCGTGCTGTTAGATGGCGATAACATTCGCCATGGACTGTGTGCCCCCCCGGGAGTGCTGCGAGAGGAATACAGCGAAGAGTTCGCCAACCGGTTTGGACTCGGCTTTGGCGCAGTCGATCGCGAAGAGAATATCCGCCGAATCGGATCGGTCGCCGCGCTCATGGCCTCTGCTGGGCTGATCACATTGACCGCGTTCGTAAGCCCGTATCGCAAGGATCGCGATCGAGTCAGGAAGATTATCGAAACGAGTGGTGCTCCAGGCGATTTCCTTGAGGTGTTTGTCGACACGCCCCTGGCGGTTTGCGAGGCGCGCGACCCCAAAGGGCTGTACAAAAAGGCTCGGGCTGGCGAAATCAAGAACTTCACCGGAATCAGCGACCCCTATGAAGCCCCCCCGAACCCTGAGGTTCACCTCAAGGGTGGCGACGGAGCGACACCGACCGAGCAAGCCGCCGGCGTGTTAGCAGCGTTAGTCGAACGCGGCATCATCCAGCCCAGGGCGTAACTCGCCGGGCCATCGGCATCCTAAAGACATCCCAACCGCAGTTTTTCGCCGGCCCACTGTGTCTCAGAGCGATTCGCTCCAGCTGAATCGCCGCACAACCGCCACAGCTCTCCTGCATTTCGCCCCTCGGACTGCACCAGAGAGCAGAGCCCTGCAAAGTCGACCGCACTTCTTAAGGGGCACGTTAGGCAACTCCACCTCAGACCGAAGAGAAAGCAGCGTCAGAACCGTTAGTCCCTGCGTAATGGCGCCGTGACAGCCGCTGCCACGATGTCGGAGCGGTTTCCTAATCTGCAAAAAGAGAAAAACCGATGCTTCTTTTTCTTGGCTTGGTGGCAATTTGCCGTTGCGTGTTTGTAGTTTACCGGTAAACTACCCCGCTTGAGAAACTGCAGGTAGATTGTCGAAGTCTGTAAGAAAAGACTGTACAAAACAAACGTACTGAAACGAAGCGAAAAGAAACACGAATGACGATTTCGAAAGAACGTAAGTCCGAAGTCATTAAAGAGCACGGCAAGACCACTGACGATTCGGGCTCGCCGGAAGTGCAAATTGCGATCCTAACCGAACGTATTAATGGTCTAACGGAACACATGCGGACTCATCGCAACGACTACGCTTCACGGCGTGGTTTGCTGGGTCTAGTGAGTCGCCGTCGGCGTTTGCTGGACTACGTGCGAGGCGAGGACCCCCAGCGGTACCTCGATATCATCGGTAAGTTGGGCATCCGTAAATAGCCCAAAAGACGCCGCATTGGTGCGATGGTTGGCAAACAACTCAGCTCGCCCTCTGATGGCGAGCCGAGATTCTTTTCTCTCTTTTTCGCGCTCCGTGCGGTTAGCGGCGGTAGCGTCGTGCGCTGACCGAGATGTGGGTCCACTGGGCCGATTGCTTTACTGCATGCCCGCCCCATCTCTTTCTACTCGGCGATCCGCACCCCCCTTGTTTGTATCGTTCTGCCCGTTGATGGGCACCGCGTGCGCGGTTCGAGCGGTCTCAATGTTGTTGTTATAGAAATATGTAGGTTGAAGGGAAGGTTTTAAAGTGACTGTGAATAAAATTCGAGTTGAGAAGAAGATCGGACGCAGCGTGTTGTCGTTCGAAACCGGCCAGTTGGCGAAGCAGGCCGCCGGTAGTGTGATGGTTCAATACGGCGAGACCTCGGTCTTGGTGGCAGCAGCATCGAGCGACCCCCGTCCGGGCCTCGACTTTTTCCCGTTGATGTGTGATTACCGCGAGCGATTGGCTGCTGCGGGCAAGTTTCCCGGCGGTTTCTTGAAGCGAGAAGGTCGCCCAAGCACCAAGGAAACATTGAGCGCCCGCTTGATGGACCGCCCAATTCGTCCTCTTTGGCCTGCGGGTTACAAAGACGAAGTCCAAGTTCAAGCGTTCGTTGTCGCCAGCGACATGCAGAACGACGGCGACGTATTGGCAATGAACGGAGCCGCGGTCGCGCTTCACATCAGTGAACTGCCATTCCAAGGCCCCGTGGCTTCGGTTCGTGTTGGCAAGGTGGACGGCAAACTTGTCGCGTTCCCAACGTTCGAAGACCTCGAGTCTAGCGAACTAGACATGATCGTCAGCGGTTCACGCGACAAGGTCGCGATGATCGAAGGTTTCGCCAACGAAATGGCGGAAGACGACATGATGGAAGCCATTCATTTTGCCCATGACGTGATTCGCGATGTCATCGACCTGCAAGACGAACTGTACAAGAAGGTTAACCCCAAGAAGAAAGAGTACGTCTCTCCTGAAGATGACGGACTCTTCACGCGTTTAAATGACGCTTACTACGATGATTTCCGCGCGGCTCAACGCACTCCCGGAAAGCAGGATCGCGCCGATGCGGTTCGCAGCCTTCGTGAGCGAGCACTCAGCGACGTGATTCCTGATCCGAAGGCGGATGGAGCCATTTGCCCCAATCGCTTCAAGTCGGTTTGGCACGACTTGGAAGAAAAGGTCGTTCGCGATCTGATTCTTGCCGGCACCCGCCCCGACGGACGCGACAACAACAGCTTGCGTCAAATCTACTGTGAAACCGACCTGCTTCCACGCGTTCACGGATCGGCGTTGTTCCAACGTGGCGAAACCCAAGCGTTGATCACCATCACCCTGGGAACCGCTCGTGACGAGCAACGCGTTGACGGTTTGCAGGAAGAGTACAGCAAAAAGTTCATGCTGGACTACAACTTCCCGTCCTTCTCCGTTGGCGAATGTCGCCCGATTCGTGGCCCAGGCCGTCGCGAAATTGGACACGGTTGCTTGGCCGAGCGTAGCGTTGCACCTGTATTGCCAGCCGCGGAAGACTTCCCCTACACGATTCGTGTCATCAGTGACATTCTAGAATCCAACGGAAGTAGCTCGATGGCGTCGATCTGTGGAGCCACGCTTGGCTTGATGGCGGCGGGCGTTCCGATTAGCAACCCCGTAGCGGGTATCTCAATCGGTTTGGTCCAAAGCTCCCCTGACAACTGGGTTTTGCTAACCGACATCCTGGGCACCGAAGATCATTTCGGCGACATGGATTTCAAGATTGCGGGAACCCAGAACGGGATCACCGGCATCCAGCTTGACTTGAAGGTCACAGGAATCGGCGACGACGTCATCCGTGCCACCTTGAAGCAATCTCGCGAAGCCCGCATCGAGATCCTGCGCAAGATGTTGACCACGATCCAACGCCCTCGACGTGAAACCGCGCAAACGGCACCACGCCTGCTTCGCACCAAGATTGCTCCGGACAAGATCGGTGCTCTGATCGGCCCCGGCGGAAAGAACATCCGCGGCATCCAAGAGTCCACCGGATGTGTTATCGAAGTGGATGACGACGGTACCGTTTTGGTCGCCAGCTCCAACAAGGAATCGGCTGCCGAAGCGATGCGTCAAGTCGAAGCGTGCACCGCAACGGTCCAGATCGGAAAGATCTACGACGGCGTGGTCAGCAGCATCAAGGACTTCGGAGCGTTCGTAGAAATCTTGCCAGGACGAGACGGCCTCTGCCACATCAGCGAGATCAGCACCGGTTACATCAGCAGCATCGACAAAGTCGTTGCGGTGGGCGATGCGATGAAGGTATTGGTTATCGATGTCGACGAGCATGATCGCGTAAAACTGAGCCGACGCCGTGCTCTCGAAGAACTTGGCGAAGAAGATGAACTGGCCTCGGCCGTCGAAGGCGACGACGATGACCGTGGCAGTGACGATCGCGGCAGCGATGATCGTGGCGGCAGCGATGAAGATCGCCCACGCCGTCGTCGTGGTGGAAGCGGCGGAAGCGGTGGTGGTGGCCGCGGACGTAGCGGTGGCGGCGGCGGTGGCCGACGCTAAGCTGCCAACATGGGCGATTGCTATCTAAGTAGAAACACTCGGTAGCACCAACGCCTTAGCACAATTCCTAACGAAACAGCGTGTGATTCACAGTGAATCACACGCTGTTTTTTTTTCATCGTCACCTCGTTTCTAAACGGGTGAAAATGAACCAATTTACCCCGACGACGCCCCCCTCCCCAAGCAAGCACTTTGCTGCCTCTCGGCTCACGCCATCTACCCGTGCGACCTGGGGCGACCTGGGGCGACCTGCGGAGCTAGTGCGTTTTCATCTTTGATGTAGCTACCGTCGCCAGACGGTGGACCACGCCTGGCGAGCGCAGCTACTTTTTTGCTACGTCATTTCTCAAATTGCTCTAGACTTCATTCCGCGCCAATTTGCTTAATTGCGCCCTGTCCCAAGAATGGCCTCCGATCCTGCGGGGACGCCTCCCTGCGTAGCGTTTGCTTTCATGGCGTCGCTTAAACCTAGGCGGCGTTGATTCCCAATTGGCGATGCTTTTGCGCGGCTAGCTGCATCCCGATTTCTCTCGGAGCGATCCTTTCCCTGCGCCACCGGCACCACACGGTTGAACGCGCCGGTATGATGGATATCGTAGACGACGTTTTCATTCTCGCTTTGTTTTTATCCGGCAGGACAGTGGATGCCGATTCGCAATCTTTCGAAGATTTTTACGCCCACGAGCATCGCCATTATCGGTGCCAGCAACCGTGCTGGGAGCGTCGGCCAACGAGTGCTACAGAATTTAATCGAGGGGCAATTCCAAGGAGAGCTTTACCCGGTCAATGCGAAGCACAGCGAGCTCGCAGGGCACCGCTGCTTTCCCTCACTGAGCGAACTGCCGTTAGCGACTGGGGCGGTGGTGGATCTCGCCGTGATATGCACCCCGGCGGCGACGGTTGCCGAGGTGGTTCGGCAATGTGGCGAAGCGGGCATTCTCGGGGTGGTGATCCTGTCAGCGGGGTTTCGTGAAATCGGCCTTGATGGCGAACGAATTGAAGCGGAGATTCGCACTTCAGCAAAACGCTTCGAAGGCATGCGCATCCTGGGACCTAATTCGCTTGGATTGATGTCACCCTACCACGGGCTGAATGCCAGCTTTGCTGCCGACGGCGTCACCCCAGGCCGAGTCGCGTTTATTTCTCAGTCGGGTGCGCTCTGTGCATCGGTGCTGGACTGGGCTGCGAAAGAGGGCATCGGATTTTCGCATTTCGTGTCGGTTGGAAACATGCTTGATATCGGCGTGGCCGATCTGATCGATTACTTCGCTTCCGATCGGTGGACCGATTCGATCATCTTGTATGTGGAATCGATCTCGCATGCGCGTCAATTCATGTCGGCCGCGCGAGCGTTCACCCGCAGCAAACCGATCATCGTTTATAAGGCGGGTCGTTTTGACGCATCGGAAAAAGCAGCGGCAACGCACACCGGTGCCATGATCGGATTAGACAATGCCTACGAAGCAGCACTGACGCGTGCCGGAGCGGTGCGGGTATGGGAGCTCGCGGATTTATTTGATTGTGCCGAACTGCTTGCGGGCCAAGAAGCCCCCGCAGGCCCTCGGCTTGCCATCGTCACCAATGCAGGTGGCCCCGGAGTGATGGCAACCGATGCGTTGCTGCAGCGAAAAGGGACGCTTGCGGAACTCTCCGACGCAAGCATCCAGAAACTCGATGGCCTACTACCCGAAGCGTGGTCGCATGGAAATCCTATCGATGTTTTGAGTGACGCCGACGCCGATCGCTTTGGCGAGGCCGTGGCGATTGCGCTGGCCGACAAAAATGTCGACGGGGTGTTGGTGATTTTGTCGCCACAGATCTGGACGCAGCCACTTGAAACCGCGGACGCGGTGATCAAGGCTGCGAATCGATCGCGCAAGCCTGTGCTAACGGCGTGGATGGGAGGCACGCGAGTCCAAGCGGGGATCGAACATTTTAGCCAAGCGGGCGTGCCTTCTTACGCGACGCCGGAAAAAGCGGTCGCGTCGTTCATGTACTTGGTTCAATACGCGCGAAATCGCAGCATGTTGTACGAAACCCCTCGCTCGGTTCCGCTGGGCTTTCGTATCGATCGCGATCGGTTGAGGACGATTTTTCGCGAAAGCGTGACAGTCCAAAACGGCCATCGGGATGGCAATGAAATACTCTCCGAAAGCGACTCAAAAGCCCTGCTGGAGGCCTATGACATTCCCGTTTGCCCCACCGTGGTGGCGGGTACCAAAGAAGCAGCGATGGAGATCGCCCAACTCATCGGCTATCCCGTTGTCATGAAAATCTGTTCGCCCTCGATCGTGCACAAAAGCGATGTTGGGGGCGTGGCCTTGAATTTGATTGATCGCGATTCCGTCGCTCGCGCCTTTGATTCGATCGTAGCAAAAGCAAAACAAAAACGCCCTGACGCGGTGATCGACGGAGTGACGGTCCAACCGATGACCGTCGCCCCCTGGGGACGAGAACTTTTTGTGGGCGCGAAGCGTGGTCCGGTATTTGGCTCGGTATTAATGGTAGGACTCGGAGGCACCGCCACCGAATTGCTATGGGACCGCACCTTTGAGTTGCCGCCACTGAGCGAACGCTTGGCTCGCCGGATGCTAGAGTCCTTGCGTGCTTGGCCATTGCTGGGTGCCTATCGCGGAAGAGATCCGGTCGATCTCGATCAATTGGTCGAAGTGTTAATGCGGATTAGCTATCTGGTGGCTGATGCCCCCGAGATCTTGGAACTCGATATCAATCCACTGCTTGCTACTCCGACCGAGGTGGTCGCCCTCGATGCACGAATTGTCTTGCAACGCGCTGCGGTTCTGAATCCGCCAGCCCCCTATTCGCACCTGGCGATTTGTCCTTACCCGACTCAATTCACGCACGAATCGCAACTCGGTGACGGCACGCCTGTGCTGATGCGAGTGATTCAGCCTGAGGATGAGCCGATGTGGTGTGAATTGATCTCGGGATGCTCGATGGAATCGATTCAAATGCGCTTCCGCTATATGTTCCGAAACACCACTCACGAGATGGCTTCACGATTCTGCTTCAATGACTATGACCGAGAGATTGCGATCGTGGCGGAGGTCAACGAAAATGGACGCAAGGCTATCGCGGGAGTAGGTCGCTTGGTTGCCGACGTCGATCATCAGGAGGTCGAGTTTGCCGTTTTGGTCGGCGACGCTTGGCAAGGCCGCGGGCTCGGTTCCGAACTGATGGATTACTGCTTGAAGATTAGCGAGCAGTGGCGGGTTCAAAAAATCGTTGCCGAGATCGCACCTCAAAACCGACGGATGCTTGAGATGTTTTCGCATCGCGGGTTCACGCTCAACCGATCCATTGCCGCAGATGTCGTGGTCGCTACGAAAAGGTTGTGAACGGCAGCATCGCCGGATCGTTAGCCCTCTTCCATTAGCGTTTCCAAGTGGTTGCCGACACACTCGGCTAATGCATCGGGGTTATACCCTCCTTCGAGCACACTCACGATGCGGCCTTCGGCGTATTGTCTTGCAACCTTGATGATTTCGCGAGT contains:
- the cysC gene encoding adenylyl-sulfate kinase encodes the protein MTNPSDIVWHEQTVDRTAREANLGQRGAVIWFTGLSGCGKSTVANELDHQLNQFGRATVLLDGDNIRHGLCAPPGVLREEYSEEFANRFGLGFGAVDREENIRRIGSVAALMASAGLITLTAFVSPYRKDRDRVRKIIETSGAPGDFLEVFVDTPLAVCEARDPKGLYKKARAGEIKNFTGISDPYEAPPNPEVHLKGGDGATPTEQAAGVLAALVERGIIQPRA
- the rpsO gene encoding 30S ribosomal protein S15, giving the protein MTISKERKSEVIKEHGKTTDDSGSPEVQIAILTERINGLTEHMRTHRNDYASRRGLLGLVSRRRRLLDYVRGEDPQRYLDIIGKLGIRK
- a CDS encoding polyribonucleotide nucleotidyltransferase, producing MTVNKIRVEKKIGRSVLSFETGQLAKQAAGSVMVQYGETSVLVAAASSDPRPGLDFFPLMCDYRERLAAAGKFPGGFLKREGRPSTKETLSARLMDRPIRPLWPAGYKDEVQVQAFVVASDMQNDGDVLAMNGAAVALHISELPFQGPVASVRVGKVDGKLVAFPTFEDLESSELDMIVSGSRDKVAMIEGFANEMAEDDMMEAIHFAHDVIRDVIDLQDELYKKVNPKKKEYVSPEDDGLFTRLNDAYYDDFRAAQRTPGKQDRADAVRSLRERALSDVIPDPKADGAICPNRFKSVWHDLEEKVVRDLILAGTRPDGRDNNSLRQIYCETDLLPRVHGSALFQRGETQALITITLGTARDEQRVDGLQEEYSKKFMLDYNFPSFSVGECRPIRGPGRREIGHGCLAERSVAPVLPAAEDFPYTIRVISDILESNGSSSMASICGATLGLMAAGVPISNPVAGISIGLVQSSPDNWVLLTDILGTEDHFGDMDFKIAGTQNGITGIQLDLKVTGIGDDVIRATLKQSREARIEILRKMLTTIQRPRRETAQTAPRLLRTKIAPDKIGALIGPGGKNIRGIQESTGCVIEVDDDGTVLVASSNKESAAEAMRQVEACTATVQIGKIYDGVVSSIKDFGAFVEILPGRDGLCHISEISTGYISSIDKVVAVGDAMKVLVIDVDEHDRVKLSRRRALEELGEEDELASAVEGDDDDRGSDDRGSDDRGGSDEDRPRRRRGGSGGSGGGGRGRSGGGGGGRR
- a CDS encoding bifunctional acetate--CoA ligase family protein/GNAT family N-acetyltransferase encodes the protein MPIRNLSKIFTPTSIAIIGASNRAGSVGQRVLQNLIEGQFQGELYPVNAKHSELAGHRCFPSLSELPLATGAVVDLAVICTPAATVAEVVRQCGEAGILGVVILSAGFREIGLDGERIEAEIRTSAKRFEGMRILGPNSLGLMSPYHGLNASFAADGVTPGRVAFISQSGALCASVLDWAAKEGIGFSHFVSVGNMLDIGVADLIDYFASDRWTDSIILYVESISHARQFMSAARAFTRSKPIIVYKAGRFDASEKAAATHTGAMIGLDNAYEAALTRAGAVRVWELADLFDCAELLAGQEAPAGPRLAIVTNAGGPGVMATDALLQRKGTLAELSDASIQKLDGLLPEAWSHGNPIDVLSDADADRFGEAVAIALADKNVDGVLVILSPQIWTQPLETADAVIKAANRSRKPVLTAWMGGTRVQAGIEHFSQAGVPSYATPEKAVASFMYLVQYARNRSMLYETPRSVPLGFRIDRDRLRTIFRESVTVQNGHRDGNEILSESDSKALLEAYDIPVCPTVVAGTKEAAMEIAQLIGYPVVMKICSPSIVHKSDVGGVALNLIDRDSVARAFDSIVAKAKQKRPDAVIDGVTVQPMTVAPWGRELFVGAKRGPVFGSVLMVGLGGTATELLWDRTFELPPLSERLARRMLESLRAWPLLGAYRGRDPVDLDQLVEVLMRISYLVADAPEILELDINPLLATPTEVVALDARIVLQRAAVLNPPAPYSHLAICPYPTQFTHESQLGDGTPVLMRVIQPEDEPMWCELISGCSMESIQMRFRYMFRNTTHEMASRFCFNDYDREIAIVAEVNENGRKAIAGVGRLVADVDHQEVEFAVLVGDAWQGRGLGSELMDYCLKISEQWRVQKIVAEIAPQNRRMLEMFSHRGFTLNRSIAADVVVATKRL